The proteins below come from a single Aquarana catesbeiana isolate 2022-GZ linkage group LG12, ASM4218655v1, whole genome shotgun sequence genomic window:
- the CYBC1 gene encoding cytochrome b-245 chaperone 1, whose amino-acid sequence MYMQVESQTGTRLHLKRNPSVRSWSLLVAISSVGLAAAFYSTDSFAWKLFYVAGCFFVAIQNLEDWEEAIFDKREKKAFLKTFSLYKKLLTMCQGGQEQAVVLLSEIRDISVQEEKVKYFGKGYLIVLRLLTGISHPLTQSAVLGGRSDVEAVAKLLTNFLELDMAGFHSRIDEESSDSEEALDKDDK is encoded by the exons ATGTATATGCAAGTGGAGAGCCAGACGGGGACCCGGTTACATCTCAAGAGGAACCCCAGCGTCCGTTCTTGGTCCCTTTTGGTTG CAATCTCTTCGGTGGGGCTGGCAGCTGCGTTTTACAGCACAG ACTCCTTTGCATGGAAGCTCTTCTATGTGGCCGGTTGTTTCTTTGTGGCTATCCAGAATTTAGAAGATTGGGAA gaagCCATATTTGACAAGCGGGAAAAGAAGGCCTTCTTAAAAACATTCAGCTTGTACAAGAAATTGCTGACGATGTGTCAAGGAGGCCAGGAACAAG CGGTGGTGCTCCTCAGTGAGATAAGAGACATCAGCGTCCAAGAGGAGAAAGTAAAATACTTCGGGAAGGGCTACCTTATCGTCTTACGTCTTCTGACGGGAATATCCCACCCGCTTACCCAGAGTGCAGTACTGGGTGGACGTAG TGATGTGGAAGCCGTGGCCAAACTCCTGACCAACTTCCTGGAACTAGACATGGCGGGATTCCACTCCAGAATAGATGAGGAGAGCAGCGACAGCGAGGAAGCCTTGGACAAGGACGACAAATGA